Part of the Tidjanibacter massiliensis genome is shown below.
TCGAGTTAAGGCTCGTCAGCGTAAGGTCGAGGGAACTGATGAGCTGGTCGAGCTTCTGTTTGAAGTAGTCGAGCTCGGAACCGGCCAGCTCCAGAAAGCTCGTTTCGCTCTCCGACCGTATGGTCGCACCGTCGGGAAGCGCATTGGGCGAATCGCCCAACTCGATTTCGAGGGCCTTTCCCCCCATGATACCGTTGGTAAAGAGGCGGACGACCGAATTGTCCGGTACGCGGTAAGCCGACTTCACGTCGAACTTCACCTCCACGGTATTGTTCAGGTCGGGACGGAATTTGATGCCCGTGACCGCACCGACACGAATGCCCTGCACGATGATGGGCGAGGACATCTGAATGCCGCTCACATTGTCGTAATAGGCGTAGTACGTCATGTTCCGGTTGAACAAATCCCTCCCCTTCAGAAAGTTTATCCCCCAATAGAGCAACGCGAGTATGGCTACCGTGAATATTCCTATCTTAACCTCTTTTCTCATCTTCATAACCGTAAACTTATTTAAACACACGCCCGACGGGCGCCCTCTCCGTCACCTGAACGTACGGGGCGACATCCTCCTATTGTCCCGTTTTACGCCGTGCGGTCTTTACATCTATCCGTTTATCGCCCTCATAGGCCACGACGAAAGCGTCGGGAAACTCCTTCCGGGCCTCGGACTGTATCTTCACGATGGCATCGTAATCCCGCACCCCGCCCACGAGGTAACGGTATCCGCGTCCGGGCTCTCGCTTCTCCGTCACCCGGTTACGGTACGATTTGAATACCCTGTCATTCAGCGGTTTTCTACTTCCAAGAAACCCTATCTGCACATAATAAAGTACACCGTCGTAAGGTTCCTGCCCGACGAGACGGGTGTCCGGTTCCTCCTTTTCCTGCAACTCCGGTGCCGGAGTCCTGCCGCTCCCTTTCCGGACGGGCTCCGTCTCGGCCTCGCGCAGCATGACGACATTGGCCCGGCCCTCCACCTTGCTCTTATATTCGCTGAAGGCGTTGAACAACGCCCGCGCCGCCTCGCTCTGCCCCTTGCCGGAAGTGACATAGCTGCGGTCGGTCTGATTGGAAAGGAAACCCACCTCGGTCAGCACGCTGGGCATGGAGGTACGCCAGAGCACGAGGAAAGGCTCCTGGGTCGTCCCCCGGTCGGGCATGGGCAAGTCGGCCTTGAAATGTTTCTGGATGATTTCGGCGAACATCATGCTCTGGTCCTTGTAGGCGTACTGCATCAGGGAGAACATGATATAACTCGCCGGGTCGCCCGGATTGTACCCCTCGTACTTGGTCGTATAGTCGTCCTCGTAGATGATGATGTCGTTC
Proteins encoded:
- a CDS encoding MlaD family protein, translating into MKMRKEVKIGIFTVAILALLYWGINFLKGRDLFNRNMTYYAYYDNVSGIQMSSPIIVQGIRVGAVTGIKFRPDLNNTVEVKFDVKSAYRVPDNSVVRLFTNGIMGGKALEIELGDSPNALPDGATIRSESETSFLELAGSELDYFKQKLDQLISSLDLTLTSLNSILVDNSGSIAGTLEGLRRGAEAFGAKGEEIRSIIDDINEVTGALAANSERIDNTMANIENVSGALAEADLSQTVAKLNGAIDELTATLAAVNSTEGSIGLLMNDRALYDSLAEASANLSSLLEDLQNNPKRYVHFSLFGGGKNK
- a CDS encoding N-acetylmuramoyl-L-alanine amidase, coding for MLCTCWESGAQNAQPAERGKVCKVVLDPGHGGKDPGCVYRNYYEKDVTLGIAKKLGELIRKNYPDVEVIYTRSTDKYVELAERGKIANRANADLFISIHINAATNQNARGTSTHVMGMDKDGKNLEVAMRENDIIIYEDDYTTKYEGYNPGDPASYIMFSLMQYAYKDQSMMFAEIIQKHFKADLPMPDRGTTQEPFLVLWRTSMPSVLTEVGFLSNQTDRSYVTSGKGQSEAARALFNAFSEYKSKVEGRANVVMLREAETEPVRKGSGRTPAPELQEKEEPDTRLVGQEPYDGVLYYVQIGFLGSRKPLNDRVFKSYRNRVTEKREPGRGYRYLVGGVRDYDAIVKIQSEARKEFPDAFVVAYEGDKRIDVKTARRKTGQ